A DNA window from Bacillus carboniphilus contains the following coding sequences:
- a CDS encoding methyl-accepting chemotaxis protein, with translation MGKELAIILSIIIGGGIGVGIIAYLHFSKKLEKIIPYLSILFVYAVLFIIMENSVSPTAYFLLYFGIGAAAIYMNHSLLVISSLVGYLCMTIFTISHSGDLPLELKNYVTIYLLYGLTTILLYFQFNLSKRFQVQMSSLQNETLSLHKREQQVREKVIESALTLSELLKQVKVQSEDSLHSSQEVNLSINEISAGIQNQTDSISTITKSIGKATDQVEQMKSHANQLDSEAQESVHLTVDGEQKMSLLQENIHQSSTSMKKAEQHMTHLREQAESIQESAKWIQQIAEKTNLLALNASIEAARAGEAGKGFAVVAEEVRKLAETSNATTKQISKSLIQIVEETTISEVLVGETARQLENSVRAAAETEGVFKTLSQHILSLKAHLEGYGDLASTIHGSSVDVEKTVAEFSALMEETNASLQNIALVMREQSTQDENMHSKVENADSSLQELLSLYKEK, from the coding sequence ATGGGGAAAGAGCTTGCAATCATTCTTTCTATTATCATTGGTGGAGGAATTGGAGTTGGTATTATCGCCTACCTTCACTTCAGCAAAAAATTGGAGAAAATTATACCTTATCTTTCTATCCTATTTGTTTATGCTGTACTATTTATCATAATGGAGAATAGTGTTTCTCCAACCGCTTACTTTCTTCTCTACTTTGGTATTGGTGCTGCAGCTATTTATATGAATCATTCATTGTTGGTGATATCCAGCTTAGTAGGTTACTTGTGTATGACCATTTTTACGATATCACATTCAGGAGACCTACCATTAGAGTTAAAGAACTATGTAACGATTTATCTCCTTTACGGACTAACAACTATTTTATTATATTTTCAATTCAATTTATCTAAGCGCTTTCAAGTTCAAATGTCAAGCCTGCAGAATGAGACATTATCTTTACATAAACGTGAACAACAGGTACGGGAAAAGGTTATCGAAAGTGCTCTCACTCTCTCAGAGTTATTAAAACAGGTTAAAGTACAAAGTGAAGATTCGCTGCATTCTTCACAAGAAGTAAATCTATCCATCAATGAAATTTCGGCTGGAATTCAAAATCAAACGGATTCAATTAGCACAATAACAAAGTCTATTGGAAAAGCGACAGATCAAGTTGAGCAAATGAAATCCCATGCTAATCAACTGGATTCTGAAGCTCAAGAATCTGTTCATCTGACAGTGGATGGCGAACAGAAGATGAGTTTATTACAAGAAAACATCCATCAATCTTCCACAAGTATGAAAAAGGCTGAACAGCATATGACTCACTTAAGGGAACAGGCTGAATCCATTCAAGAGTCTGCTAAATGGATTCAACAAATTGCAGAGAAAACCAATTTACTTGCCCTTAATGCCTCAATTGAAGCTGCTCGAGCTGGGGAAGCTGGGAAAGGATTTGCTGTCGTAGCTGAGGAAGTAAGAAAACTTGCTGAAACCTCAAATGCAACAACGAAGCAAATCTCTAAATCTTTGATTCAAATTGTTGAAGAAACCACTATATCTGAAGTTCTAGTTGGTGAAACAGCTCGTCAACTTGAAAATAGTGTACGTGCTGCTGCTGAGACAGAAGGTGTGTTTAAGACCTTATCCCAACACATTCTTTCTCTTAAAGCACATTTAGAGGGATATGGTGACCTTGCCTCTACCATCCATGGATCTTCAGTTGATGTTGAAAAAACAGTAGCAGAATTCAGCGCTCTCATGGAAGAAACGAATGCTTCCTTACAAAATATTGCTCTTGTCATGAGAGAACAATCCACTCAAGATGAAAATATGCATAGTAAAGTAGAAAATGCTGACTCTTCGCTTCAAGAATTATTAAGCTTATACAAGGAAAAGTAA